The genomic segment AGGGAGAACGACTGTCCACCGTGCGGCTCGCGCGCATGCCGGAGAAGCACAAGGCCACGCTCAAGGATACGCTCAGCGAAGAGATAGCGGTGGTGCTCGAGCAGCGGCCCGATCTCACCTTGGTCAAGCTCGCCGATGGGGCGAAGGACAACTGGAGCTACCTCGGTGCGGCCCTCCCCCAGGGTATCGAGATCATCGATTTCTATCATACCTGCGAGCACCTGAAGGCCGCCTTCGATGCGGCGTATGGGGAGAACAGCGCGAAGTCGAAGGCCCAGTTCGAGAAGTACCGCCACCTTCTGCGCGATGAGGCGGATGGCGTCGAGAAGGTCATCCGGGCGCTCTGCCATCTCAGAGATACCCACCCGCGCAAGAGAAAGCTCGCGACCGAGCTTACTTACTTTCGCCGCTACCGTCACCGCATGCGCTATGCGCAGGCGCAAGCGCAGAACCTCCCCATCGGCTCAGGGGTCGTCGAAGCCGCGTGCAAGACGCTACGCGACCGAACGGATGAAGCGTTCGGGGATGCGTTGGCGGCAGGCCGGGGGCCAGGCCATCTTGACGTTTCGCGCCCTCCACCAAAGCGAGCGCTTCGCGCGTGGTTGGAAGCTACTGTCCAGCACCTACAAGCGGACCGTCGAGATCCCCGAAAACGTCGTCCTGTTCCCTAAACGAACGGTGCATTGAGGTCTCAGTATCAGAGCTACACCCAACGGCATGGTTCGATGCCCAGTTGCGCGAACTCGTGCCGTAATGCGGCACTTCTAACTAACTTGAGCGACCGCCAGAGGGTCGCTGAGGCGCGCTAATGCGATCAGAATATGGGCTACCGTGATTTCTCGGTAGCTCGCTGAAACCGCTTCCTCTCCCGCCAATTTCAAACGATATCTGATTCGCCGAACATGAAATCACCCTGAGTCGCCCTGTTTGGCGCATTCAATAACTACCTATACGCTAAACCGCTCGCTTCACAGGACGGACGATGCGGGGCCGAGTCAAACAATCCGACAGCGTGAATCTCTTGCGCCGCCCCTAAGCGCTCACTGCCGAAGATCCGGCGGGCACACTTTCGAGCCCCTGTCGGTCGCGGATCTCGATGCGCACCTCGGCGTCGAGCGAAAAACCCCCTCGGTGCTTCCACTCACGCATCGCGACGATGGGTTGATGTTCTACAAGTGGATGCTCGCCTGGTTCAACGCGCCCACCCCGGTGCGTAGCCATGAGCGCAGGGCGCGAACCGGTGCGTGTGAGTCGCTGATCCGCCGCGCTCGCCATGACCGAGCCCGAGGAGAAGGCCGAGCGCCTCCGGATCATGTGGAATCGCATTACATCGAGCTCGATGCCGCCTATGTGATCGCGGAGCGACTCTCGGGGGAGCCGATGAAGCCGCAAAGCGCTGGCGGGATCACGGAAAGCCTCTCCGATACTATGCTTCGTCGGCGACTGCCGTAAGGTGCTGAAGACGCTGATAGCCGAGGACCTCAGGGTCCAGATGTGCGTGACGTCCTCGCCGTACTGGGGTTTGAGGGACTATGGTATGGCGGGCCATCAGATTGGAGCGCACGCCGGACGAGTACGTGACGGCGCTGGTCGAGGTCTTCCGGCTCGTGTGTGATCTCCTGGCCGACCAGGGCACCGTGTGGCGCAACCTCGGTGACTATGCGACCCGGGTGGGCACGGTCGGCGAGTGTCCGGGAGGGGGTATCCAGGGAGATCGCTGGAAGGGCCATCGGGGGACCCGCCCGGGCTCGGCCAAGCACGCTTCCGGTGCCATGGGTCCGATGACCCAGCCCAATCGCCTGCCACTGCCGGGCCTCAAACCGAAGGACCTCGTCGGCGTCCCCTGGCGCGTCGCCTTCGCGCTGCAACGGATGGGTGGTGGCTTCGCTGGGCATCATCTGGCATAAACCCAATTGTATGCCGGAGAGCGTGAAGGACCGGCCGACTCGTGCTCACGAGTACCTCTTTCTCTTCAGCAAATCGGAGCGCTATTACTACGATCACGAGGCCATCCGGGAATCCGCCTCCTACGGCGATCATGTGCGCAACATGGATAGCCCGTATTGCGTAACCCGGTCAACCAGCGCACACGGGGCTCCGGAAACAGGGGCTCAGCAAGAGCGGCAACACCTCGCGCCGCTATGGCGAGGACTACGGCCGGCCCGGCGCCCACCGGGGAGCCTCCGTGCCCTGGGAAGGCGATCACCGCAACAAGCGATCGGTGTGGTCGGTTTCCAGCCGGCCCTGTCTCGATGCGCACTTTGCCACGTTTCCGTCCGAGCTCATCGAACCGTGCATCCTGGCAGGATCACGGCCGGGAGACATCGTGCTGGACCCCTTCCTCGGCAGCGGGACCACGGCGGAGGTGGCCCAGCGGCTCGGCCGCGGGTGGATCGGGATAGACCTCAATCCGAGCTACACGTCCATGCAGCGGCGCCGCACCGCGCAGATGGCGTTGGCGCTCGGCCGATCGACGGCGAGAGAAGGTAGGGTTGAGATGAACCTCCTTTCTCTTCAACGAGCCGCATGGTTTCTTGTCGGTTCGACGAGCGCCGCCCTGGCCGCGGACACCGCCCGCATCGAGGTCTTCGCCACCGCGCGCACTCCCGTCACAGAGGTCTCCGCACCCGCTGGGCGGGACGCATCAACCGACCCTCTCGATCCTCCGGGCGCATGCGGGCCCCGGTGACCTGTACAGGCCGACCGTCATCCTCACCATCGTTGGGGAGCCATATCTCACGGCGATCCGCGATGCTTGAACGAGGCGCTGGATGAAGCCCGGGCGTAGCCCGGCGTCTCGCCTGCGCGCTTTGCCTCGTGCTGGTCGCCCCCGCGCGATCGCCCGCGCTCGACTCGGGGCCGCTGGCGCGGGGCTCGTCGGCGGTCTCCTCGGGGCCGCCGCTGACGCCCTCGTCGATGGTGGCCACCAGCGCGAAGGCACGCGCATCGAGGCGCACGAGAACGTGCGCGTCAAGGAGGTGGATGTGATCGGCAACCCCATCGCCTCGAGGCCGCCGCGCGGCCTTCGGCGTCGAGTTCCTCTGCAAGAGCGAGGCGCAATCCTCCTCGCCCTTCCACGAACTGGCCTATCTGCGTGCCGATCGCGTCCATCACGGCCAATAGGGCCGCGTCGGGCTCCACAACCTCGGCGCTCAGGAACTCCATGACGCCGATCAGCCCGCCGGCGGCTGCGATGGGGAAGCAGAACGCGCCGTGCATCCGACCTTCCGTGCCGCCGGGAGGCGCGGGAAGTTCGGGTCTTCTTGGCCGGGATCCACGCGGACTGTCCGCTCGCCCAAACCCGTCCCGGCAGGCCGACGCCGGACGCGAAGGTCATGCCCTGGCTCATGGCGGAGAAGTCCGCCAACTGCACGGCCGGGGCGTGCCAGATGTCACCGCAGCGCCATATTAGTAATAACACTAATGGAACTCGGAAAATAAGCACTCTCCCCTTCTCGCGGTCGATGGTCCAGAGTCCAGACCAGTGCCAGCCGAGGCTCTCACAGATGGCCTTTAAGATGGCAGGCATGGCTCGGCCGAGCGTCTCGGACTCCGCCAGCACGCGGGTGGCCGAATGCTGTGCCGCCTGACGCCGGCCCTGAATGGCGATGCGCGTCGCCATCTCGTTCAGCGCGCTCTGGACCTCCACCAACTCGTCGCGGTCGGCGGGATCCACCGGGCATGCCTCGACATCGCCCTCCACGATCCGCCGGGCGATGCGGGCGATGCGCTCGGTGCGCTCCCCGATCCGGCGCACCTGTGCCAGCGCGAGAGTGGCGAGGATGAATCCGAACGGTAACCGCACCGAGCATCCACGCGAGCCGCCGCCGGCTCGCCCCACGCGCCTCGTCGGTGAGCGCGGAGGTGAGCGCATCGGCACGGACCAGGAGTGCTTCGCTGCGGTCGACAATGACGGTGTACCGGCCCGCACGGCCTGCTCGACGGCCCACGGACCGGTTTCCAGGCCTCCTCCAACTCTCGCAGGGCAGTATGCGCCGCGGGCGGGGCAGCAGCGATCACATGCCCTTCCCGCTCTGCGAGCTTGAGCCCACGAGTGAACTCTGCAGCGGGGCCTGCAGCTTGACGAGACGCTCGGCGTCGCCACTGTCTGCCTCGGAGGCATCCTGCCTCAGGCGCTGCAGCAGCACGCGCTGCCGAACGCCATGGTTTCACGACCGAAGCGGCCGTCTGATGTCAGCCCGACAACCAGAAATGCGATCAGACGGAGCCTTGCGAGGGGAGTGGCCTCGGTCTATAACTTCATGGTCGCTTAGTACCTCGTTTCATAAGTACTATCACGTATCGTGCGCTTGCAAAGGCGTGTCGTAGCAGTTGGAGACCCGGCGCTCATTGTGTGGCGCTAGCCCGGCAAACGGGACGACGAAGAGCGCTGCTAGTTAGCGTCAACCGGGTCGTGTCTTCCCGCCGCGCGCGGCAACACACATTATTAAAGCCATGCGCGCGCGACACCGATGATCCGCCATCGCCTTCATCCGCGCACCGCTCACAGAAACAGGAGATCACGATGGACATGGAACACCGTCTGGCCGCTCGGGCCCTGTGTCTTTGGATGGGGATCGCCGCGGGATCCCCCGTACAGGCCGGCATCACCGCCATCAAGTGTTGGACCAATGGCGAGGGCGTGCGCGAGTGCGGCAATGCCGTGCCGACCGAGTATGCCCAGCAGGGACACACGGTTTACAACGATCAGGGCGTTCAGGTCGGGACGCACCAGCGTGCCAAGAGCGGTGAGGAGCTGGCCGAGGAACAGCGCCTCGCGGCGTTGCAGGCCGAGGAGAAACGCAAGACCGAGGAGGTGGCCAAGGCCGACCGCGTGTTCTTGGAGACCTTCGGCAGCGAGGATGACCTGATCCTAGCGCGCGATGGAAAGGTATCGGCGATCGACGGGCAGATCCGCCTCCTCGAAAGCCATATCCACAAGTCCGAGGCGGATCTGGGGCGGCGCATGGTCCTGGTCAAATCGATCGAGCAACGCGGCCAGAGACCCGCGGAGCAGGTCCTTGCCGACATCGAGTCCACCCGCGCGCAGATTGCGGCGCATCAAGCCAACATCGAGTCCAAGCGTCGGGAGCAGGACACCATCCGCCGGCGCTTCGACCAGGACCTGGAGCGTTTCCGCAAGCTCGCGGTACAACGCTGAACGCGAGCCGTTCGCACCGCGTCCGCAAAGGCCAGGGTGCGGATGGTCAGGGCGCCGCGGCGGTGTATTCTCTGCCCGTCTTGCCCCGCCGTTCCCGGATCTGGGTGCCTACGCCCTGGTCGGTGAAGATCTCCAGGAGCACGGCATGCTCCACCCGCCCGTCGATGATATGGGCGCTGTGCACACCGGCCTGGACCGCATCCAGGGCCGCCTGGACCTTGGGCAACATCCCGCCCGAGATCGTGCCGTCGGCGCAAAGCTCGGCGACCCGTAGCGCGGTGAGCCCGGTGAGCAGCCCGCCCTCCCCGTCGAGCACCCCGGCGGTGTTGGTCAAGAAGATCACCTTTTCCGCCTTCATGACCTGCGCCAGCTTCCCGGCCACCAGATCGGCGTTGATGTTATAGGACTGCCCGTCCTCGCCCACGCCGATCGGGGCGATGACCGGGATGAAGTTGCCGCGCAACAGCATGTCCACGACCGCGGTGTCGATGCTCGTCACCTCACCGACGTGGCCGATGTCGATGATCTCGGGGGCCGCCATCTCCGGGCTGGTGCGGGTGAAAGTCAGCTTGCGCGCCCGGATGAGATCGCCGTCCGTGCCGGTCAGCCCCACCGCCGTCCCGCCGTGGCGGTTGATGAGGTTGACGATGTCCTTGTTGACCAGTCCGCCGAGTACCATCTCCACCACATCCATGGTCTCGTCATCGGTGACGCGCATGCCCTGGACGAAGGTGCTCTCCTTCCCGATGCGCCGCAAAAGTTGCGCGATCTGCGGCCCCCCCCCATGCACCACCACCGGATGGATGCCGACGAGCTTCATCAAGACGATGTCGCGCGCGAAACCGTTCTTGAGCCCCGGCTCCACCATCGCGTTACCGCCGTACTTGATGACGACCGAGCGCCCGGTGAAACGCCGGATGTAGGGCAGGGCCTCGGTCAGGACCCCTGCGATCCGCATCGCATCGGCGGGTTGGAGTGCCATATCGCGACCCTTCCCGGCCGGTCAGAACGGGAGCCGCAGGCCGGATCGGACCGATCCGAGCCAGCCCCGAAAGCGCTCCTGGATGCGCCCCAGCGCCGCCGTATCATCGGCCTCGAAACGCAGGATAAGGCATGGCGTCGTGTTCGAGGGGCGGATGAGCCCCCATGCATCGGGCAGATCCACGCGGATCCCATCGACGGTCGCAATCTCCCCGTCCGGGAACGGGATGTCGCGCCCGAGATTGGCCATGAAGGCTGCGTGCTCGGTCTCCGGCATCTCGAGCTTGAGCTCCGGCGTCGAGACCCCGCCCGGCAGCTCGCCGAACACCGCAACGGACGGCCGCCCGTCCCGGACCAGGATCTCCAGGAGCCGGGCGGCCGCATACAGGGCGTCGTCGAACCCATACCACCGCTCCTTGAAAAAGATGTGGCCGCTCATCTCGCCCGCCAGCGGCGCCGCCGAGCTCTTCATTTTGGCCTTGATGAGGGAGTGGCCCGTCTTCCACATGAGGGGCCTGCCGCCGCGCTCCTCGATAACCCGCTTCAGGTGCCGGCTGCACTTCACGTCGAAGATGATCTCCGCGCCCGGATTCCGCGACAGGACATCCT from the Pseudomonadota bacterium genome contains:
- the argB gene encoding acetylglutamate kinase translates to MALQPADAMRIAGVLTEALPYIRRFTGRSVVIKYGGNAMVEPGLKNGFARDIVLMKLVGIHPVVVHGGGPQIAQLLRRIGKESTFVQGMRVTDDETMDVVEMVLGGLVNKDIVNLINRHGGTAVGLTGTDGDLIRARKLTFTRTSPEMAAPEIIDIGHVGEVTSIDTAVVDMLLRGNFIPVIAPIGVGEDGQSYNINADLVAGKLAQVMKAEKVIFLTNTAGVLDGEGGLLTGLTALRVAELCADGTISGGMLPKVQAALDAVQAGVHSAHIIDGRVEHAVLLEIFTDQGVGTQIRERRGKTGREYTAAAP